A genomic window from Lotus japonicus ecotype B-129 chromosome 1, LjGifu_v1.2 includes:
- the LOC130731888 gene encoding uncharacterized protein LOC130731888: MEQDPNPFLRHCKGQSNNSGSSRPLIPGPAGAIQAAMYARRSTPNTPLIPTQEIVRRVLDHGSTETDPDFNSHAWLSALQEWGIATPLGSLTANVERVENVVAVIKSCTPNGFGDAKVTLKDPTGAVDASIHRKAFTHSEFANDITVGSVLVLQKV; the protein is encoded by the exons ATGGAACAAGACCCAAATCCATTCCTCCGCCATTGCAAAGGTCAAAGCAACAACTCtggcagctctcgtcctctcattcctggcccggctggcgccatccaggctgccatgtatgcCCGTAGATCCACCCCTAACACACCACTCATTCCGACCCAGGAAATCGTGAGGCGTGTGCTAGATCATGgatcaaccgaaaccgatcctgatttcaactcacatgcttggctatcagccctgcaagagtggggaatagccactccgctgggctctctgacagcgaacgttgagagggtggagaatgttgttgctgttatcaaatcttgcactcccaatgggtttggagatgcgaaagttaccctcaag GACCCCACGGGTGCTGTTGATGCTAGCATCCACCGCAAGGCATTTACTCACAGTGAATTTGCGAatgacataactgttggatctgttctcgttctccaaaaggtctgA
- the LOC130731887 gene encoding protein MAINTENANCE OF MERISTEMS-like, with translation MLEDLGRVSEYAWGAIALASLYEQLSRASRRKTAQIGGFTSLVLSWAYEYISSSVIIRTEVPGYTQDQPRAQRWSTSRIAHSGLDERRVMLDELTVDDIIWTPFEDHRDVRPRDPRALYSGYIRTPYGRSVSRHLPERVMRQFGFIQDIPRHPSEIQTTGSLAETTDAAYAELEPHLRPQGIPATYPGEAVEGYMRWYSRVSHVFIIPEDRREELSAVSAIRRGVELLEQSLEVPGALAPGTQPRILTERALDLFRRSSFVGTQGVAFSAIRGAAAAGGRARGGRARGGRPRGGGARGGRARGEGDPGEGVRGGRARGPRGRRGRGRGELFYYTCYVGSIIMYMLGLFMLCYDSCLVLFTCVIFLVLIL, from the exons ATGCTTGAGGACCTCGGTCGCGTGTCGGAGTACGCGTGGGGTGCGATTGCGCTGGCTTCGTTGTACGAACAGCTGAGTCGTGCATCCCGCAGGAAGACAGCGCAGATCGGTGGGTTCACCTCCCTCGTGCTGTCATGGGCGTATGAGTACATATCCAGCAGCGTCATTATCAGGACGGAGGTCCCCGGCTAcacacaggaccagcctagggcgcagcggtggtccacgtctcggatcgcgcattccggactcgatgagagacgagtcatgctcgatgagcttacAGTGGATGATATCATATGGACCCCTTTTGAGGACCATCGAGATGTTCGACCGCGGGATCCCAGGGCCCTCTATTCCGGCTACATCCGGACACCTTACGGTCGGTCTGTGAGCCGACATCTACCAGAGCGGgttatgcgccagtttggcttcatacaggacatccctcgacacccctctgagatccagacgacggggtcccttgctgagaccacagatgctgcctatgctgagcttgagccgcacctccgccctcaggggatacctgctacatatccgggagaggcggtggagggttacatgaggtggtatagcagagtgtcacatgtgttcatcatccctgaggataggagggaggagcttagtgccgtg tctgccatacgtaggggtgtggagttgttggagcagtccCTGGAGGTGCCAGGTGCTCTTGCTCCAGGGACACAGCCCCGGATCCTCACGGAGAGGGCGCTCGATCTCTTTCGACGGAGTTCCTTCGTTGGTACCCAGGGAGTTGCCTTTTCTGCTATTCGAGGAGCCGCAGCTgcgggaggcagagctcgtggaggcagagctcgtggaggcagaccccgtggaggcggagctcgtggaggcagagctcgtggagagggtgatcctggagagggtgttcgtggaggtcgagctcgtggacccagaggtcgcagggggcggggtcggggagagttattttattacacttgttatgtgggatccattattatgtatatgttaggactttttatgttatgttatgactcttgcctcgttttatttacatgtgttatatttttagtcttaatattatga